From the Excalfactoria chinensis isolate bCotChi1 chromosome 1, bCotChi1.hap2, whole genome shotgun sequence genome, one window contains:
- the LOC140250397 gene encoding trypsin I-P1 has translation MKYLLLVTFVGVAVALPISDGDDDKIVGGYSCARNSVPYQVSLNSGYHFCGGSLISSQWVLSAAHCYKSSIQVKLGEYNLAVQDGSEQTISSSKVIRHSGYNSNTLNNDIMLIKLSRPATLNSYVNTVPLPTSCVTTGTSCLISGWGNTLSSGSEYPDVVQCLNAPVLSSSQCSSAYPGQITSNMICIGYLNGGKDSCQGDSGGPVVCNGQLQGIVSWGMGCAQKGYPGVYTKVCNYVSWIRSTMSSN, from the exons ATGAAATACTTACTGCTTGTCACCTTCGTGGGTGTGGCTG TTGCCCTCCCCATCAGCGATGGGGACGATGACAAGATTGTGGGAGGCTACAGCTGTGCAAGGAACTCTGTACCCTACCAGGTGTCTCTGAATTCTGGATATCACTTCTGCGGAGGTTCTCTCATCAGCAGCCAATGGGTGCTGTCGGCTGCTCACTGCTACAAGTC tTCCATCCAAGTGAAGCTTGGCGAATACAACCTGGCAGTCCAAGATGGCAGCGAGCAGACCATTAGCTCATCTAAAGTCATCCGCCACTCTGGCTACAATTCCAACACGCTGAACAACGATATCATGCTCATCAAACTTTCCAGACCAGCCACACTCAACTCCTATGTCAACACGGTTCCTCTGCCTACCAGCTGTGTGACCACTGGAACATCGTGCCTGATCTCTGGATGGGGCAACACACTCAGCAGTGGCAGTGA ATACCCAGATGTCGTGCAGTGCCTGAATGCCCCTGTACTCTCCTCAAGCCAGTGCAGCAGCGCTTACCCTGGTCAAATTACCAGTAACATGATATGCATAGGATACCTGAATGGAGGAAAAGACTCCTGCCAG GGGGATTCCGGTGGTCCAGTGGTCTGCAATGGTCAGCTTCAGGGAATTGTTTCCTGGGGCATGGGATGTGCACAGAAAGGTTATCCCGGTGTTTACACTAAGGTTTGCAATTATGTTTCCTGGATTCGATCAACTATGTCTTCCAACTGA